The Candidatus Planktophila sp. genome contains the following window.
GGTGTGCGATCTAATAGGCCGCCATCAGATAAAACTATGGCGCATGGATGCATCGCTAAATGCCTTGGTAGTCCATCAAGGCGCTCGGCTAAAGCAATCGTCATCGCAGTAAGCGGGGCTTTAACATTGAGAGATTTAAGTTCAGGCAGGTTTTCAAGTGCGCTAGATATGTTGCGCGCACGTACATGTGGCATTGACTTTGCCAACATATCAATCTCCATCGCAGGAAGGCCAAGGGCCGCCCCGGCATCGCGAATTGCATGCCTGGCTCGATATGTATCGACCATCGCAACGGTTGCACAACGCGATTGATTATTGGGCGTGTCCCAGTTTGTATCGCCATAGCGTTTGAAAACCATGTCATAGATTTCAAGGCGTCGGTGGGATTCAACATCGATATCGATATCAGGCAGAGCCCTGCGCAAGGGTGAACAAAAGCGCTCCATTAATAAACCGTGCGCCATGGGTTCAACACCTGAGATTCCAAGTAAGTGACAGATAAGCGAGCCCGCACCACTGCCGCGAGCAGCCACGCGGATACCAGCACCGCGCGCCATGTCGCAGATATCGGCAACGGTTAAAAAATAAGATTCAAAACCCAGTGTTGCAACCGTTGATAGTTCATCATCTAAACGTGCGCGTGCTTTTTTAATTGCACCACTATCGCTATAGCGCCAATTGATTCCGGCCTCACTACGAGTGCGCAATACCATGCGCATCTCATGTGCAGATTGTGCACCGACGACATGGGGCTCAGGCAAGTGTGCGCCACCCAAACCAATATCGCGTGCAGGAGATAATAAAGCGCGCTCGGCCCACGCCCGAGTCGTTGCAAGTAGTTGACGCGGTGTGCGCTCTCCAGCGGCACGCGCAATTTCGCCAGCTAATGAAACCATCTCATCGTCGGATTTTAAAAAGCCCTCAGCATTGCGGCGCTCAACATGACGTGGATGCAAAGGCACTAACTGACGCGCACAATCTAAAACATCTGCCACTGGTCCATCAGCGCGATCTCGCATACGTACAGCATTTGTAATAACGGCATCGATATCGTGATCGCGAGCAAAAATCAGTGACTTGGCAGCATGTGCCATCGAGCGCGGGCCTTTGCCTGCAACTACATGTGAAACGCACTCGATAGCGTTACCGGCAAATAAATCCCGAACTGCATTAAATGTTGAAAAAGCGGCATCGATACGGTTATCGGTTAGTAGCGCCCCCACTGGTGATTCAGGGCCATGCAGCGCGTAAAGATGTGAACTGTAATGGCTAAAGCGTTGCAGGAATTCAAGGGTAAGAACGGGGTTGCGATTATCACTGACCATGGCTAGCGAAGTTAACAATCGGCACAACGCCGGCCATCCCCCATCACTATGAGCAAGTAGTGTGATGCGGTTTTTAGCACTCCCTACATCAATACCGAGATTGACTCCGATGATTGGTGCAATGCCATAGTCAACACAACTTTGCGCAAAGCGAACTGCGCCAGCTAAACCATCACGATCGGTCAGCGCTAGAGCTGGCATCTCAAACTCGGCTGCGCGCGCAACTAAATCATGTGGCTGGGTTGTGCCGTATTTGAGTGAGTAGGCACTTGCAACATTGAGGTGAATAAAACTCATATCGATCTAATAATCCATTGACCGCTGAGTTCATCGCGCTCTAATTCAAAGGTTGTAAGAGCACCAAGAGGGGCCGCCTCAACGCGCCAGACTGCACGAGCGGCATCATCGGGGCGATACTTTCCATCGCTAATTCGATTCCACCAACCTCCAGCTTCGCACCATCTAGATAAAACTGCGTGGATACGAAAGCGCTTGCCCTTGAATGTAAACTCGATAGGAGTAGTTGCACCATCGATCATGACATCGTGGGCGGAGTTAATCTGGGTCATTTCTAAGGTGTGCTCCTTGAGAGTGTGGATATTCGAACAGGTGTTCGACTAGATATTCGAAAAGTAGCCCCTTGGGCTGACAGATAGCAAGTGGTTATGGCGTGTCGCCTAGTGGTTTAGTTGAAACTTCA
Protein-coding sequences here:
- a CDS encoding DUF6504 family protein, coding for MTQINSAHDVMIDGATTPIEFTFKGKRFRIHAVLSRWCEAGGWWNRISDGKYRPDDAARAVWRVEAAPLGALTTFELERDELSGQWIIRSI
- a CDS encoding DNA polymerase III subunit alpha, translated to MSFIHLNVASAYSLKYGTTQPHDLVARAAEFEMPALALTDRDGLAGAVRFAQSCVDYGIAPIIGVNLGIDVGSAKNRITLLAHSDGGWPALCRLLTSLAMVSDNRNPVLTLEFLQRFSHYSSHLYALHGPESPVGALLTDNRIDAAFSTFNAVRDLFAGNAIECVSHVVAGKGPRSMAHAAKSLIFARDHDIDAVITNAVRMRDRADGPVADVLDCARQLVPLHPRHVERRNAEGFLKSDDEMVSLAGEIARAAGERTPRQLLATTRAWAERALLSPARDIGLGGAHLPEPHVVGAQSAHEMRMVLRTRSEAGINWRYSDSGAIKKARARLDDELSTVATLGFESYFLTVADICDMARGAGIRVAARGSGAGSLICHLLGISGVEPMAHGLLMERFCSPLRRALPDIDIDVESHRRLEIYDMVFKRYGDTNWDTPNNQSRCATVAMVDTYRARHAIRDAGAALGLPAMEIDMLAKSMPHVRARNISSALENLPELKSLNVKAPLTAMTIALAERLDGLPRHLAMHPCAIVLSDGGLLDRTPLVANASGYPMSTFDKDDVEAIGLLKLDVLGVRMQSAISYALTEIERTQDMKIDIDAVPLDDARTYELIQSTHTLGIFQVESPGQRELVGKLEPKTFTDLIIDISLFRPGPVKGDMITPFLKARHGWSKAQIIHPDLYEILRDTEGVVVFHEQVIQIIAAMTGASLASADEKRRALGDKSGAQEVCDWFFPAATSRGYELPIINEIWELLRAFASFGFCKAHAAAFAMPTYQSAWLKAHYPAAFLTGVLTHEPGMYPKRLIVDEARRMSIAIAPLDVNESDSLYRVEEKGRAIRIALSTISKISDGEIASIIAGRPYTDISDFIHRSGSSAPVTESMILTGAFDRLHTDVNRRDLLLHLSDVERSPNKTISGAQMNLAFAPPALISSGLPDMNSAESVRHEVDRLGIDMSRHLIEFYSDFLNAIGAVRSSQLLEARSRSSVLVAGIKVAMQTPPVRSGKRVIFLTLDDGYGCSDSAFFSDVQTDYASVLYSSSLLLVRGITRRTGARGISINGTGAWDLRAAYETWRTKESTLAI